Proteins co-encoded in one Phycisphaeraceae bacterium genomic window:
- a CDS encoding SDR family oxidoreductase — MAEVNRVAIVTGAGSGIGREVSLQLAGVGWRVALVGRTLGKLEAVAREIDSGERTLCIAADVGEPAAAGRIVAAATQRFGRVDALVNNAGHAPMKPFHQFSDSEIQGVFEVNVLGAIRLTREAWRNLADAKGRVVNVSSYSTIDPFAGLGVYSAAKAGLNLFARAIVNEGRGVLGFTVAPGAVETEMLRSIVPSSALPTNKTLAPADVARVIVACAIGQRDQDAGSVIAMPSP; from the coding sequence ATGGCTGAAGTGAACAGGGTCGCGATTGTGACAGGCGCGGGGAGCGGGATCGGGCGCGAAGTGTCACTGCAACTGGCTGGCGTGGGCTGGCGCGTAGCGCTCGTGGGGCGAACGCTTGGCAAGCTCGAAGCGGTTGCACGCGAGATCGATTCGGGCGAACGAACGTTGTGCATCGCTGCGGATGTGGGCGAGCCTGCGGCTGCGGGCAGGATCGTCGCGGCGGCAACACAGCGGTTCGGGCGCGTTGATGCGCTGGTGAACAACGCAGGGCATGCGCCGATGAAGCCGTTTCATCAGTTCAGCGACAGCGAAATTCAAGGGGTGTTCGAGGTCAACGTGCTTGGCGCGATCCGCCTGACGCGCGAAGCGTGGCGGAACCTTGCTGATGCGAAGGGGCGGGTTGTGAATGTGTCGAGTTATTCGACGATCGATCCGTTCGCGGGCCTTGGTGTGTACTCGGCTGCGAAGGCGGGGCTGAACCTGTTTGCCAGAGCGATCGTGAATGAAGGGCGTGGGGTGCTCGGTTTTACCGTTGCTCCAGGCGCGGTAGAAACGGAGATGCTGCGGTCGATCGTGCCGAGTTCGGCATTGCCCACGAACAAGACGCTCGCACCGGCGGATGTGGCGAGGGTGATTGTGGCGTGCGCGATCGGCCAGCGCGATCAGGACGCAGGATCGGTGATCGCGATGCCAAGCCCCTGA